The DNA sequence CACGTCGGCAACCGGGCGCACCCGAGCGAGGTGCTCGCGCAGGAGGTCGGCAAGGAGTCCATGCCGGACAGCGACCCCAAGTCGAAGTAGTGACCCCAGTACTTCCCGGTCCGGCCCGGCCCACCGTGCTCGTCACGGTGACCGGGCCGGACCGTCCTGGTGTCAGCTCCGTGCTGTTCACCGCGCTCACCGCGGCCGGTGTCGAGCTGCTCGACCTGGAACAGGTCGTGGTCAACGGCCGGCTCACCCTGGGCGCGCTGGTCGTGCCCGAGGGGGACCCGGAGGACCTGCAGGACACCGTCGGCGCGGCGATGGACTCCATCGCCATGAGCGTGCACATCGAGATCCAGCGCGACGGCCGCCGGGCCACCCGGACTCCGTCGACGCACGTCGTCACGGTACTCGGCCGGCCGATCACGGCCCGCGCGTTCGGCGCGATCGCCGCTGAGCTCGCGGCGGTCGGCGCCAACATCGACTCCATCCGCCGGGTCGCCGACTACCCGGTGACCGGGCTGGAGCTGCTCGTCTCCCCGGTCCCCCAGGGCGACGCCGACGCCTACCCGCCCGGCACGCTGCGCAAGCGGCTGGTGCGGGTGGCGCGGCAGGCGGGCGTCGACGTCGCGGTGTCCCGGGCCGGGCTGGCCCGGCGCAGCAAGCGGCTCATCGTGTTCGACGTGGACTCCACCCTGATCCAGGGCGAGGTCATCGAGATGCTCGCCGCCCGTGCCGGGGCCGACGTCGAGGCCGAGGTCCGCCGGGTCACCGAGGAAGCCATGGCCGGCCGCCTCGACTTCACCGAGTCGCTGACCCGGCGCGTCGCGGCCCTGGAGGGGCTGCCCGCCTCCGTCGTCGACGAGGTGGCCGCCGAGATCGAGCTGACGCCCGGTGCCCGCACCACGATCCGCACGCTGCGCCGCCT is a window from the Pseudonocardia sp. HH130629-09 genome containing:
- the serB gene encoding phosphoserine phosphatase SerB encodes the protein MTPVLPGPARPTVLVTVTGPDRPGVSSVLFTALTAAGVELLDLEQVVVNGRLTLGALVVPEGDPEDLQDTVGAAMDSIAMSVHIEIQRDGRRATRTPSTHVVTVLGRPITARAFGAIAAELAAVGANIDSIRRVADYPVTGLELLVSPVPQGDADAYPPGTLRKRLVRVARQAGVDVAVSRAGLARRSKRLIVFDVDSTLIQGEVIEMLAARAGADVEAEVRRVTEEAMAGRLDFTESLTRRVAALEGLPASVVDEVAAEIELTPGARTTIRTLRRLGYRCGVVSGGFTQVIAGLARELKLDFVAANELEISGGKLTGRVVGEVVDRAGKAVALRRFAAAHDIPLEQSVAVGDGANDIDMLSTAGLGVAFNAKPALREVADTSVSVPYLDVVLFVLGITRTEVEVADAAEGVLRRVPLA